A stretch of DNA from Microbacterium hydrocarbonoxydans:
GGCGCGATCGGCTACCTGCGCGGCTTCGGGGCCGACACGCTGCCCGAGCCGACGGAGTCGAGCATCCGGGTGCTCACCTGGAACACCGCGGGAGACGAGGTCTCCGCCGACGAGATCGCACAGCAGATCCTCGATCGCGGCGCCGATGTCGTGGCTCTTCCGAGACGACGGAGGAGGTCGGTGAGCAGATCGCCGTGATGCTGCGCGAACAGGGCCATCCGATGTGGGTGCACCACGTGCAGTTCAAGCCCGATGTGGTCGACGGACCCAAGTCCTGGCACACGACGGTGCTCGTCTCGCCCGACCTCGGCGAGTACTCCGTCATCGAGTCCTCGGAGGACGGCTCGAACAACACCGGCTCGGTGCCCTCCGCTGTGCTGATGCCGGTCGACGGAAGCGGACCGGCCATCGTCGCCGTTCATGCCGTCGCTCCGCGTATGGAGGACATGGCCCAGTGGCAGAGCGACCTGCGCTGGATCGCGGACCAGTGCCCCGCCGGCGACTTCCTGCTGGCCGGTGATTTCAACGCGACGATCGATCACATGGCGGGCCTCGGAGTCGACGGCGGCGACATGGGCTACTGCCGCGACGCGGCGTCGCGCACGGGCAACGGATTCAGCGGCACCTGGCCGAGCTCGCTGCCGGCGCTGCTCAGCACCCCGATCGATCACGTCATGGCCTCGCCGAACTGGACGCCCACCGGCTCGGTCGTGATCGGCGGCGGAGGCGGCAGCGATCACCGGGGTCTCGTCGTGCAGCTCGAGCCCGCCGGCTGACATCCCGCGCTCCGCCCGCAGGTGACAGACTGGAGGGATGAGCACCGCAGAACCCGACACGATCGCAGAGCCCACCACCGAGACCGCGGCCGCCGCGAGCACGACGACGAACCGCAAGCAGCCCTTCCCGCGCGGATTCCTCGACACGATCTCCACCGGGTGGGCCGAACGACCGGAGTCGATCCCGACGCCCCGTGCCCAGGCGTCGTACGCGGCCGCGCGCCGCGCGGCCGTCTCGGCCGCCTTCCCGGGCCAGCGCCTGGTGATCCCGGCCGGCTCGTTGAAGCAGCGCAGCAACGACACCGACTACCCGTACCGCGCGCACTCCGCGTTCGCGCATCTCACCGGATGGGCGTCGGATGCCGAGCCCGACTCGATCCTGGTCTTCGACCCGACGGAGTCCGGGCACGACGTCACCCTGTTCTTCCGCGAGCGTGCCGACCGGACGACGACCGAGTTCTACGCGGATGCCACGGTCGGCGAGTTCTGGATCGGCCCCCGCCCCTCGCTCGAAGGCGTCTCGGCGGACCTCGACCTCGCCACCGCCCACCTGCAGGACTTCGCGTCCACCGAGGGCGAGCTCGTGCTCGACGAGCACGACGACCTCACCCGCTTCGTCTCGGAGCTGCGCCTGATCAAGGACGAGTACGAGATCGGCGAGATGCGCCGTGCCGTCGACATCACGGCCCAGGGGTTCGAGGACGTCATCCGCTCCCTCCCCGACGCCGTCGCGCACGCGCGGGGCGAGCGCGTCGTCGAGGGCGTGTTCCACCGACGCGCGCGGAGGATGGAAACGGCGAGGGATACGACACGATCGCCGCCTCCGGCCCGCACGCCTGCTACCTGCACTGGACCCGCAACGACGGCACCGTCGTCCCCGGCGACCTGATCCTCGTCGACGCTGGTGTCGAGGCGGACAGCCTCTACACGGCCGACATCACGCGCACCCTGCCGTCTCCGGCACCTTCACCGAGGTGCAGCGGCGGGTGTACGAGACAGTGCGCGAGGCCGCTGACGCCGCCTTCGCGGCAGCCAGGATCGGCGTGCGCTTCCGCGAGGTGCACGAGGCCGCGATGCGTGTGATCGCCGCCCGCGTGGCCGAGTGGGGCCTGCTCCCGGTGTCCGCCGAGGAGGCCCTCGACGCAGACGCCGGTGGACAGCACCGCCGCTACATGGTGCACGGCACCTCGCACCACCTCGGCATCGACGTGCACGACTGCGCGCAGGCGCGTCGCGAGATGTACTACGACGGCATCCTCGCTCCTGGCATGGTGTTCACGATCGAGCCGGGGCTGTACTTCCAGATCGACGACCTCACCGTTCCGGCCGAGTACCGCGGGATCGGCGTGCGCATCGAGGACGACATCCTGATGACCGAGGACGGACCCGTCAACCTGTCCGCCGACATCCCGCGCACCGCCGACGAGGTCGAGGCCTGGATCGCGCGAGTCCAGGGCTGACGCACCGAGATGCACGAGGGTGAGCTCGGCCTCTCTGACGATGACGCCGAGCGATTGATCGCTCAGCGCTTCCCCGAGCTCGCCTCCGTGCCGGTGCGGCGGGTGCACACCACCGGCACGGTCAACACGATCGTCCGGATCGGCGACGACCTGGCAGCGCGGTTTCCGCTACTGCCCGAGTCGGAGGCCGTGGTGCGCCGAATCGGACGCCCTGGCGGAGCTGGCCGAGTTCAGTGTCATCCCGTCACCGCAGCCGCACGGCGTGGGCGAGCCGACGCCGGAGTACCCCTCCGCCTGGTCGGTGCAGACGTGGCTGCCCGGTGAACCGGCGAGCCCGGTGGACCATGAGTCGTCGGATCCGCTCGCCCTCGACGTCGTCGCGATGGTCTCCGCACTGCGCGCGGCACCCGTCCGCGGGCGCTCCTTCGACGGGCACGGCAGAGGGGGCACACTCACCGACCACGACGAGTGGGTCGCCGAGTGCATCGGGAAGGGCGCGCACCTGCTCGACGCCGATCGGGTGCGACGGCTGTGGGCCGAGCTGCGCGAGCTGCCGTCCGTCGGCCCCGACGTCATGAGCCATCGCGACCTCACGCCGTTCAATCTGCTCGTCTCGCAGAATCGCCTGTCCGGGTGCTCGACGGCGGCGGCTTCGGTCCCGCCGATCGAGCGCTCGATCTCGTCGTGTGCTGGCACCTCTTCGATGAGCGTCGGCGCGAGCTGATCAGGAGCGGGCTGGATGTCGAGACCGCGGAATGGCGGCGCGGCGCCGCCTGGGCGCTCCAGCAGGCGATGGGCCTGGTCTGGTACTACGAGCGCTCGAACCCGCCGATGAGTGCACTCGGCCTCTCGACCATGCGCCGGCTGCTGCACGACCCGGAGCTGTCGGCGATCGGCTGACTAGGCCGCGAAATCCGCGACGATCGGTGCGAGCGACGCGCCGATCTCGGATGCCGGACGCCGCTGTCCCTTGATCTCGAACGTGTGGCCGCCGCCGTCGATCCAGACCACCCGCGCGTCCTGGCAGGTGGCGACGACCTCCTCGAACTGCGACAGCGGCTGGATGAACGGGTCGTTCGTGCCCTCCACGAACAGCTGCGGGATCGCGATCGCCGGCAGGTGCTCGGCACGGGCTTCTCGGGCTTGCCCGGAGCATGCAGTGGGTAGCCGAGGTAGGCGAGGCCGTCGACGACGAGTCCCTCCGCCACCGCCATCGAGGCCATCCGGCCGCCGTACGACTTCCCCGCGGCCAGATCGGCGCCTCGGGAGCCTGCTGTCGCGCGACATCGACGACTGCTCGCCACGTCGCGATCGCGTGGGCAGCCGGTCCGGGCATCCGCCGCCCCTGCTCGACGTACGGGAAGTTGAACCGTAGCGTCCGGAATCCGTGTTCGACCAGCGCCTCCGAGAATCCGAGGAGAAGGGATGGTCCTTGCCGGTTCCCGCCCCATGAGCGATCACGACGATCGCGCCTTCGCCGTCGCCCGCCCAGTCGGCGGAGACGGTCGTCGGGCCGGTGGGCAGCTCGACGCGGATCTCGGTCATCAGGCGCGCAGGTACGGGATGGCGAACGGCACGCGCATGACCTTGCCGCTCGAGGCGCGCACCATGCCCACGATCACGAGGA
This window harbors:
- a CDS encoding endonuclease/exonuclease/phosphatase family protein, giving the protein MLREQGHPMWVHHVQFKPDVVDGPKSWHTTVLVSPDLGEYSVIESSEDGSNNTGSVPSAVLMPVDGSGPAIVAVHAVAPRMEDMAQWQSDLRWIADQCPAGDFLLAGDFNATIDHMAGLGVDGGDMGYCRDAASRTGNGFSGTWPSSLPALLSTPIDHVMASPNWTPTGSVVIGGGGGSDHRGLVVQLEPAG
- a CDS encoding phosphotransferase, with product MPSPQPHGVGEPTPEYPSAWSVQTWLPGEPASPVDHESSDPLALDVVAMVSALRAAPVRGRSFDGHGRGGTLTDHDEWVAECIGKGAHLLDADRVRRLWAELRELPSVGPDVMSHRDLTPFNLLVSQNRLSGCSTAAASVPPIERSISSCAGTSSMSVGAS